The DNA region GGATTGAAGTGGCCGCGCATGGCGAAGCCTTCGGTTTCAAGCGCGGCGAGCGCGGCGTCGATCTCGCCGACCTGCAGACCCAGCGAATTCGCGAGCCCATCTGCGCGTACCGGCCCCAGCCCTTGCAGACGTCCGCGGATCAATTCAGTCAACGCCGTCTCGCGATCGTTTGCCGCGATTGTGTCGGTCGCGGATACAGCTTCAATCGGCGGCGTAAGTACAGCTTCGGGATATACCTCTCGCAACAGCGCAAGCCGCTCGCCGCATACCCACAGCGTTGCATGCCCTGCGTTCAGGACCGTTGCGCGCCGCTCCGCGGTCAACTCATCCAGCCAGCGATGCCAGCCGGGGTCGGCTTCGTCGCTGCTGATAAAACCGAGCAGCGTCAACGCGTCGTGCAGTTCATCGGCACTGGTCACTTCCGGCCACGCCTGCGCCCGCACCTGCGCAATCGCGTCCGCGTCCAGTTCGCCCAGCCGCGCCGCATCTTCGGGATTGGTAAAGCCGCGTGCCTGCACCATTTGCGTGCGGCGCTCCTCGGCCGGCGCGTCGTCGAGAAAAGCGTAAGGGCGTGCGCTCAAAATTTCCTGAGCGAGCGGTGAGGGTCCCGCCAGATCGCGCGTCAGCACCTTTATTTCGCCGTTTTCCAGACGCGTGAGCACGGCCTCCAGCCCCTCGACATCCATCGCATCGTGCAGGCAATCGATCAGGGTTTGTTCGACCAGGGGATGATCGGGCACCTCGCGCTTACCGGTCAGATTTTCCGCGCATGCAAGCTGATCGGGGAACACGACTGCGATCAGGTCTTCAGCGTCCATGCGCTGCAGTTGCGGCGGCACGCGCCCGCTCGCGCGGTTGCGGCGCACCGCCAGCGCGATGCTGGCGACCCAGCGCCAGCGCGTGGCGAACAGTGGCACATCCAGCAACGCCTGGATCAATACCTCACGCACTGTTTTCGCCTTGAGATAATGCGCGACCTCATCGAGTGGGAAGCTGTGCGTTGGCCCCAGCGACAGGACAATGCTGTCTTCCAGCGCCGCTGCCTGCAGTTCGAAATTGAATTTCCGGCAGAAGCGCTTGCGCAGGCTCAAACCCCAGGCACGATTTATCGCGGACCCGAATGGTGCGTGGATAACCAGATGTTGGTCCCCGGCTTCGTCGAAAAAGCGCTCGAAAACGAGCTTGTCCTGCGTAGGAATGACACTAAGGGCGGCGTTCGCACTGCCGAGATAATGAACCAGTTGCGACGCGGCCGCGCCAGTCAACCCGTGCGTTGAAACCAGCCATTCGATGGCGTTTTCACTACCGCCATCCTCGAGCCGGGTTTGCATCTCCGCGCGCAACCGCGACACGGCGAGGCTGAGTTCGCAACTGCGCCCCGGCGCCTCGCCGAACCAGAATGGAATGTTGGGTGGCTGACCTCTGGCGTCTTCGACGTAAACCTTGCCCATCTCGGTCTTGAGGATTCGATACGCCGTATTACCTAGCTGAAAGATATCGCCGGCCATACTTTCGAACGCGAAATCTTCGTTCAGCGTGCCGACGGAATGGCCGTCGGGTTGCAAGATGACGCTATAGTCGAACTGATCGGGAATGGCGCCGCCGTTCATGATCGTGGTCAGACGTGCGCCGCGACGGGCGCGTAGTCGCTTGTTGACCGCATCGCGATGTATCCAGGCCGCACGGCGGCCCCGGCGTGTGGAAAACCCGTCGGCCAGCATGGCCACCACGGCGTCGAATTGTGTACGGGCAAGGTCACGATAAGGCCAGGCGCGGCGCACCCGCTCAAACAGCTCGTCTTCCAGCCACTCGCGGCAACTGACTTCGGCAACCAGGTGCTGGGCGAGCACGTCGAGAGGCCGCGATGTTAACCGCAGCGCGTCCAACTCATCCCGCACCACACTCATCAGCAGCGCCGTGCATTCGACCAGATCGTCGCGCGAAAGCGGGAACAGACGCCCTTTGGGCGTGCCCAGCACCGCGTGACCGGAGCGGCCCACCCGCTGCAGAAATGTGCCTATGGAACGCGGCGAGCCGATCTGGCAGACCAGATCGACGTCGCCGATATCGATCCCCAGCTCCAGCGAAGCGGTCGCGACCAGCGCGCGTAGTTTGCCGGCTTTAAGGCGCTGTTCGGCATCCAGCCGGTGTTCGCGCGCGAGACTCCCATGATGTGCCGTAACGGCATCATTGCCGACGCGCTCGCCAAGGTGACGCGCCAGCCGCTCGGCCAAGCGGCGTGTATTGACGAAAATCAGGGTCGTACGGTGTTCATCAACCAGCGTGGCCAGCCGGTCGTAGACTTCGGTCCAAACTTCGCCCGCCATGACCGCCGCCAACGGAGATCCCGGCACTGCCAGCGCAAGATCGCGCGTGCGCGCATGACCGATGTTGACGATAGTGCAATCGTCTCCGGTAGCGCCGACCAAAAAACTTGCCAGGCTTTCGATGGGTTTCTGCGTGGCGGAGAGGCCGATGCGTATGAGCGGATGCGCGCATAGCGACTGTAACCGTTCCAGCGACAGCGCCAGGTGTGCGCCACGCTTGTTGCCCGCCACTGCATGAATTTCGTCCAGAATAACGGTGCGTACCGATGCGAGCATACGTCGCCCGGACTCGGACGTAAGCAATATATAGAGAGATTCCGGGGTGGTAACGAGGATATGCGGCGGCTTACGGCGCATGCGTTCGCGCTCGGCCTGTGAGGTATCGCCGGTGCGCACCTGCGCGCGGATTTCAATATCAGGCAAGCCCCTCATCAACAGCTCATCGCGGATACCGAACAGCGGCGCGTCGAGATTCTTGCGGATGTCGCTGGACAATGCCTTCAACGGCGAGACGTAGAGGACTTGCGTGCAATCCTCCAATGGGTGTGCGAGTGCCTGGCGGGTCAGATCATCGATCGCCGCGAGGAACGCGGCAAGCGTCTTGCCTGAGCCGGTGGGCGATGCGATCAAGGTGTGTCGCTGCGCCTTGATCGCGGGCCACGCCTCCAGCTGGGCTGGGGTGGGCGCCGGGAAATTGTTCTGAAACCAGGCTTTGGCCGCGGGGTGTAACAGGTTCAAAGACATAGCGTTGCATGAAAAACAGGGTATTGGGGTCGGGCGTTGCGATTGAATCCAAGTTAACTCAACGGATTATCATTCTCCGTTAACTTATTGCGGCGGTATGCTTTCAGTGAGTATGCGCCTTACAGTATTATGGCGCCAGCAGGTAGTGGCGGAATTATGGTCAAGGAGAGAGCCGTGTAT from Gammaproteobacteria bacterium includes:
- a CDS encoding DEAD/DEAH box helicase, with product MSLNLLHPAAKAWFQNNFPAPTPAQLEAWPAIKAQRHTLIASPTGSGKTLAAFLAAIDDLTRQALAHPLEDCTQVLYVSPLKALSSDIRKNLDAPLFGIRDELLMRGLPDIEIRAQVRTGDTSQAERERMRRKPPHILVTTPESLYILLTSESGRRMLASVRTVILDEIHAVAGNKRGAHLALSLERLQSLCAHPLIRIGLSATQKPIESLASFLVGATGDDCTIVNIGHARTRDLALAVPGSPLAAVMAGEVWTEVYDRLATLVDEHRTTLIFVNTRRLAERLARHLGERVGNDAVTAHHGSLAREHRLDAEQRLKAGKLRALVATASLELGIDIGDVDLVCQIGSPRSIGTFLQRVGRSGHAVLGTPKGRLFPLSRDDLVECTALLMSVVRDELDALRLTSRPLDVLAQHLVAEVSCREWLEDELFERVRRAWPYRDLARTQFDAVVAMLADGFSTRRGRRAAWIHRDAVNKRLRARRGARLTTIMNGGAIPDQFDYSVILQPDGHSVGTLNEDFAFESMAGDIFQLGNTAYRILKTEMGKVYVEDARGQPPNIPFWFGEAPGRSCELSLAVSRLRAEMQTRLEDGGSENAIEWLVSTHGLTGAAASQLVHYLGSANAALSVIPTQDKLVFERFFDEAGDQHLVIHAPFGSAINRAWGLSLRKRFCRKFNFELQAAALEDSIVLSLGPTHSFPLDEVAHYLKAKTVREVLIQALLDVPLFATRWRWVASIALAVRRNRASGRVPPQLQRMDAEDLIAVVFPDQLACAENLTGKREVPDHPLVEQTLIDCLHDAMDVEGLEAVLTRLENGEIKVLTRDLAGPSPLAQEILSARPYAFLDDAPAEERRTQMVQARGFTNPEDAARLGELDADAIAQVRAQAWPEVTSADELHDALTLLGFISSDEADPGWHRWLDELTAERRATVLNAGHATLWVCGERLALLREVYPEAVLTPPIEAVSATDTIAANDRETALTELIRGRLQGLGPVRADGLANSLGLQVGEIDAALAALETEGFAMRGHFNPGASGIEWCERGLLARIHRYTLKRLRQAIKPVSPSSLMRFLFEWQGVAPARAAALAQLAEGEAALATVLSQLEGFEPAASAWEAEVLPARLRSYEPAWLDNLCVAGRIRWARLSPAGLSKSGRAARVGPVRGTPIALVSRQGLRHWRAYREIPSELKLSHGARDALERLEYSGALFFDEIHDATGLLRTQLEQALSELAAAGLVSSDSFAGLRSLLLPASRRQPIDTRRRRRGAFNGIEDAGRWSRLAVSPATKDKIVDRRDSEDTVAYIAACLLRRYGIVFRALLLREVGIPPWRELLYVYRRMEARGEVRGGRFVEGFSGEQFALPDAVGLLREINRRPAEGELIAVSAADPLNLVGSIVPGARVPSLTNNRVLYRDGVPVATLAGRQTLLLETMSGEDEWQARSALLRRRMPGYAGTDGHAGAVQSRQL